The region TCCTCCTGTGCGTGTTCGGGTCGCTGCTGTCGCGGCGCGGCGGCGTCTCGCGGCCGACGGCGTTGACGTCGAGCCTATTTCCCGCGCGCGTATGACGCCTTGTACCAATGTCCAAAGTCCGGTCCGAGACGTTCGCCCTGAGGTAGGCCCGGCCGTCAAGGCCGCCTCGACCGGATGGCGAACGACCCCCGCCGATCTTTCGACATCGGGCTAACGACCTGCGCCTCGCTGGACAAGAGACTGCCATGGCACGCTCGACTAGGAGGTCACATGAGACGTTCCCTTGCGGTTCGCGCGCTGGTGTTCGGCACGCTGGCTGCGCTCATCATCCCTGCCTCGGCATCTGCGGATCTGTACGACCGCGCCGGGAACCAAGGACTGCTGCAAAGCGTCGGCATCAACTCGATCTGGGTGATCGTGGCCGGCCTGTTGGTGTTCTTCATGCAGGCGGGTTTCGCCTTCTTGGAGATCGGCTTCTCCCGCGGTAAGAACGCGGGCACGATCATCGCCAAGATCCTCGTGAACTTGGCGATCTGCTCGATCGTCTACTGGGCGGTCGGCTTCGCGTTCGCGTTCGGCGGCGACCCCGGGCACGTCATCGGCACGCACGGGTTCTTCCTGCGTGACTACGGCGACCCGCAGGCGGCGTTCCCCGTCATGGGCTTCTCGAACGCGACCATCGAGTCGAAGTTCTTCTTCCAGTTCGTGTTCGCGGCCGTCTCACTGGCGATCGTCTGGGGCACGACCCTGGAGCGCGTCAAGTTCGGCGTCTACATCATCTACGCGGTCGTCTTCTCGGCGCTGATCTACCCGATCTTCTCGGGCTGGGTCTTCGGCGGTGGCTGGCTGCAGAACAACCTGGGCATGCAGGACTTCGCCGGCTCGACGGCGGTCCACCTGATCGGTGCGACCGGCGCCCTGGCGGCCCTGCTGCACCTCGGACCGCGCAAGGGCAAGTACGGGCCAGACGGCAAGCCACGGGCGATCCCGGGGCACAACATGCCGCTGTTCGGGCTCGGCATCTTCATCCTGTGGCTCGGCTGGTTCGGCTTCAACCCGGGCTCGACGCTCGGCGCGCTGGACGGCCGGTTCCCGGAGGTCGTGCTGACGACGAACCTCGCGGCTGCGGCCGGCGTCCTGACCGCGGTCTCGACGGCGTGGATCAAGACCAGGTCGATCGACATCGGCATGGCGGGCAACGGCGCGATCGCCGCGCTCGTCGCGATCACCGCAGGCTCGGGCTATGTGGTCCCGTGGGCGGCGGTCGTCATCGGCGCGACCGCGGGCGTGATCGTGGTCCTCGGCGTCTACGCGATCGACAAGTTCATCGACGACCCGGTGGGCGCGCTGTCGGCGCACGGCCTGGCCGGCATCTGGGGCACGCTCGCGTGCGGGTTGTTCACGAACCCATCGCTGGCGGCCTACAACGCCGTCGGTGACGGCGGCCTCGTCTACACGGGCTCGTTCCACCAGCTGCTGGTTCAGGCGGCCGGCGTGGGCATCGTGTTCTCCGGCGTCTTCATCAGCTCCTACATCGTCTTCGGCGTCATCAAGGCGACGTACGGCATGCGGGTGTCCGAGGAAGAGGAGATGGCGGGCCTGGACATCTCCGAGCACGGCATGTACGGGTACCCGGAGCAGTTCATCCCTGCTCCGGAGCTGGTCGGTTACGGTGCGGCCCCCACGGGGACCGCCGCCGCATCCGGCGTGGCCCCCATCGCGACCGCAACGGAGGTTCCCGCAACATGAAGATGGTGGTGGCATACATCCGCCACGAGGCGTTCGAGCCGATCCGCACGGACCTGCTCGACCTCGGGTTCCCCTCGCTGAGCATCAGCGAGGTGAAGGGCTCGGGGCGCCAGAAGGGCATCACCGAGCGCTACCGCGGCGCTGAGCTCACCAACTACCTCCGGCCGAAGGTCAAGCTGGAGTGCGTGGTGGCCTCGGGTGACGTGCAGACGATCGTGGACACGATCCTCAAGCACGCCCGCACCGGAGCCGTCGGTGACGGCAAGGTGTTCGTGATGCCGGTTGAAGAGGCGTACCGCGTCCGGACCGGGGAGGCTGGCGAGGAGATCCTCCAGGCCCACCCGGATGCCGCGACGACGGCCGCCTAGACAAGTAGGAGAACCCGATGGGTGAGGCGGCGGAGAAGATGAGTGATCCTTCCGAGGGTCGGGCCGCCGCCTCGCCGGCCGGTTCGCTGGTGGAGCGGCTGCGGTCGGTCCACCTGAAGATGGTCGACGCCGTCCTCGGCGGCGACGGCCTGCAGCAGGTCGCGGCGCTGGCCGCGGAGGCCGCGGGCGCCCCAGTGGCGATCGTGGTCCCGCGGTTGGACGCCGCGGTGGCTGCCGGAGCCGATGGCCCGGTGCTGGAGGCGGTGCGGCGGTACGTCGCCGACCGCGTCCGGGACCGGCCGTCGCAGGTGCCGGAGGCGCTGGCCGCCGAGGCACCGATCCAGTCGGGTGACGACGTGGTCGGGGCCGTGGTGATGCTGCACGGCGAGCCGGGCGCCCCGGAGCCGTTGCCCGAGGCCGGCGACTTCCTGCACCTGGCCGCGGTCGCGTGCCTCACGGAGGTCGCGGTCGAGGAGGCCAAGGAGGAGGTCGAGCAGAACCTCCGCGGGTCGTTCCTGGAGGACCTGCGCTCGCGTCCGGACCTGGAGCCGCGCGAGGTCGTGCGGCGGGCGGCCCGCCTGGGCTGCGACCTGGCGCGCGGGGCCGTCGTCCTGTGCGCCGAGTTGACGACCGACCGGCCGCGGCACGTGATCGCGACGATCACCGGCGACGAGCCGGGGGCCCTGGCCGAACATCTTGACGGGCGCGTGTACGCGATCCTGCCGGGGACCGGCGGCGACGACGCACCCGAGGGCACGACCGCGCGAGGCCGCGCGTTGGCGACGCGGCTGCGCCGTCACGGCACGGTCGGCGTGTCGTCCTTCTACAGCGATCCCGCCGAGCTGCCGCGCGCGATCCAGGAGGCCGAGCTGGTCCTGGACGTGCTCAAGCAGGGCGAGGGCGGCGGCTGGGACGGGGTCCAGGACATCGGCACCGGCACCTACCGGTTGCTCTTCCGGGTGCTCGCTTCGCACCCCGAGGAAGTGCGCTCCTTCTACGAGGACACCGTGGCGCCGATCGTCCGCTACGACGACCAGTACCGCACCGACCTCGTCGGAACCCTCGAGGCCTACCTCGAGCAGAACTGCAACATGAACGCGACGGCGAGCGCGATCTACGCCCACCGCCACACGGTGGCCTACCGCCTGGAACGCGTCAAAGAGCTGACCGGCCTCGACCCCATGCTCTCCGAAGACCGCGAACGCCTCGGCCTCGGCCTCAAGGCCTACCGCATCATCGCGCCCCGCCTACCGAAGTAGCCGCCGGCCGGCGCGCGCAGCCGCGCGCGCTCAGCGACCGGCCAGCGCGCGGAGAGCCGGGAGGACGATCGACGCGGCACGCTCCTGGCTTGCGGCGTCGGCGCGGAGGAAGCCGAAGACGGCGTCGGTGAACCGGCGCTCGTCGAGCAGCGCGCCGACCTCGGCGGCGATGAACGCCCGGACGTCGGCATCGGCGTCCGCCAGCTCGGCGACGAGCTCCTCGCGGCCGTCGACGAGCAACACGATGTCCTCGAGGTCGCGGCTGCCGAGGTGGTCGCCGCCGCCGCGCCCGGTGAAGGCGTACAGCTTGGTCGCGATCAGGTAGGGCGGCGTCGCGGCGCGGATGCGTGTGCCGGACGGCAGCGTGCACCACTTGGCGCGTGGGAGCGCAGCGGTCTGCCACGGGTTCTCGAAACCGAGCAGCCCGCCGGCCGCGGGCATGGCGTCAAGGGTCAGGTCGAAGGCGTCGTGGCGCCAGCGGCAGATCACCGAGGACTCGGCGTCGTTGCTGAAACCTCGCTCCCGGAGCGCCGTCTCGAACGCGTGCAACGCGCTGCGCGTCGTCACCTCGACCACGACATCGACGTCCTTGGTCGGCCGCGGGGCGGGCGCGCCGGGGTCGGTGATCCAGAGGGCGATCGTCGCGCCGCCGACGAAGGCGACCTGGTCGGTCAGCGGTCCGAGGGCGGCCGCGCCGCGTTCGAGCAGCTCGATGCTCACGCCGGGACGCGGAGGCGGTCGGGGAGGGCGCGCTCGGCCAGGCGCCGGGTGCGGGCGTCGCCCGCTCGGATCGCGTCGACCAGCGCGAGGCGCTCATGCAGAGCCGGATCGCCGAGCGCCAGCTGCGGCACGACGGCGTGCAGCGGCTCCAGGGCAATGCCGCGGACCTCGCCCGTGGTGTGTGGCCAGACCGGCGGCAGGCCGTCGCCGGCCAGCTCCGCGACCAGTGGCGGCGCCGCCCACGCGGCGGCCACGCCGCGCGTCTCGCTCCCGCGCACCGCGGGGAACACGTACTTGACGCCGTGGATCAGGAACTCCTCGGCCGCCGCCTCTGGCACGCGACCACGACGGCGGTCGTAGAGCCCGGCGTCCTCGAGCCGATGCAGTGCGCGGTGGGTCGTGGCGACGCTCAGCATCGCGCGATCGGCCAGCCGCTGGGTCGAGCCGAAGCTCGGCTCACCTGCAAGCAGCAACAGAAGGACGATGTCCTGGCCCTTGAGCACAGGCGCATGGTAGCGGCTTATTCCATATTTCGAAATATGAAACGAATGCTTCAGCAGCGGTGGGTGAGGATGGGGGTGGTTGCGTGGATGGCCCAGGATTGGGGATCTTGGGCGGTGGGTTGGGCGGGGGTGGGGAGGCAGGTGGCGTGGATGGAGAGGTCGTCGGGTTGCCAGAGGAGGGTCTGGCTGTCGGTGGACCAGGTGAGGCGGAGCTCGTCGTCGGTGTTGGTGATGCGGTGGGTGGCGGTGGCGGCGGGGTTGGTCGTGTAGACCTCGTTGGCGGGTGAGGTCTTGTTGGTGTCCTCGCCGGCGGGGATGGAGCCCTTGCCGTCCTTGGTCGAGAGGTAGGCGATGAGCTTGCCGTCGGGAGACCAGAGGGGATGCGCGGCCGTCCTGTCGTCCGGCAGCAGCCGGCGGCGGTGGCCGGTCGCGGCGTTGACACGCCAGAGGCCGCCTTCGGAGAAGGTGTAGGACTTGCTGTCGGGCGCGAAGGAGAGGTCGGACTCCTCGTGGTTGACGAGCACGCGGTGGTGGCCGGTCGCGACGGGACTCAGCGGGTCGTGGTCGACCTGGCGACCGTGCCTGCCGTGCTCCTCGATCCGCGCGGTCTCGCCGTGCGGAAGCCGCCCGCCAGCAGCGCGACGACCGCCAGCCCTGAAAGACACCTCATCGGTGATGAGGTGTGTCCAATCCTCAGCCCGTCATGAGCCCGTTGACGTCCGGGTAGCCCAGCGCGCCGGGCGCGGGCGCCGGATAGGAACCGGTGGCGAGCAGCTCGCGGGCGGCCGCGTCGATCGCCGAGTAGGCGGTGAGGATCGGGCGCGAGCCCGACGAGACGCGCGCGACGCCGAGCGCCGACAGCTCGGCGACGGAGGGGAGGCCCGGGACCATCAGGACGTTGATGGTGGTGTCGGTCCCGGCCACGGCGGCGACGAGCGCGCGCAGGTCGTCCGGCGCGCTCGCGCCCGGCACGAAGACGCCGTGCGCGCCCGCCGCGGCGTAGGCGGCGGCGCGCTCGCAGGAGATCGCGCGCGCGTCCGGGAGCCTCAACCACATCGCGTCGGTGCGCGCGTTGACGAACGCGCCGGAGGTCGCGGCCGCGGCGACGGCGGCGCCGAGCAGCTCCAGATGCTCGTCGAGCGGGCGCAGCGCGCCGCCGGGAGTCCCGTCCTCCAAGTTGAAGCCGACCGCGCCGGCGGCGACCGCGCGCGTCACCGTGCCGCCCGGATCCCCGTAGCCCGACTCCAGGTCCGCGGTCACCGGCACCGACACGGCGGACGCGATCGACTCGACCGCGCGCAGCACCACATCGACAGCCAGCGACTCGCCGTCGCGCAGCCCGTGCGACCACGACACGCCCGCGCTCGTCGTGCCCAGCGCCACCGCGCCCGCGGCCTCGAGCACGCGCGCGCTCCCGGCATCCCACGCGTTCAGCAGCCGCAAGGGCGCAGCGACATCGTGCAGCGCGTGGAACCGAGAAGCGAGCGACATGCCCGCAGACGCTACGCCTACGACGATGCGGAGTCGGCCGAAACGACGTCGCCCGTCTTCGGGTCGACCGTCACGGCCGGAGCCTTCTGCGACACGCTCACCTTGAACGTCCCCGCCGCATCCTGCCCGTCGCGCGTGCGCGCGATCGCCTTGCCGTTCAGCCCCGCGGCGACATGCCAGCGCAACGTGTGCGTGCCCGCGACGACCGGCGTCACGTGCCACTCGAACGTCCGCGACTGCCCGGCGGGCAGCGCGCCCAGCGCCCACGTCGACACGTACGCGGTGTCGCCGCCGTGCGGGCCCTTGTCGACGATCCACAGCTGCCGCGTCGGATCGGCGAGCGTCGTGTCGGACGAGCGCGTGGTGAACCCCGCGCCGCCCCTGTCGCCGTCGTCGTTGGTCACCGTGACCGCGACGTTCGGGATCGTCTTGCTGTCGGCGTTGTGCACGGTGATCTTCATCACCGCGTCATCCGCCAGCCGCTGCCTCTTCGGGAACGACGCCCGCACGACGGTCACCTTGTAGGTGCCCGACGGCTCGTTGGCATCTTGGCGGTCGCCACCGCCGCCGCAACCCGCGGCGCCCAGCATGAGCGCGGCCGCACACGGCACGGCGCTCACAAGCGTTCTCCAGGACCAGGACCCCTCCACTGCGCGCGGACCGTACCAGAGGAAGGTGCGGCCGAGCGCAGGTCGAACGAATCCATAGCCGTCACGGTTCCCGGTTGGCAGCCGTGACGACGGTCACATAGACTGGCCGCCGAGCGGGAGCCCTGCAGGAAGGGCAGGCGCCCCGCGGGTTCCAGAGGAGAGGTCCACACCGCGTGGTCAGCAGCGTTGCCGACCGGGCATTTGCCCCGGCGAAAAGCCTGCTCGAAGAAGTAGGCGACATGATGATCCTGACGGGCAAGACGATGGTCTCTGCCCTTCGCCCGCCGTACCCGTACGGCAGCGAGTTCGTGGGTCAGTTCCTGTTCGCCCTGCGTCTTTGCTGGCTGCCCCTGTTGATCTCGACCGTCGCCGTGTCCTATGGCGCGCCGGGTCTGCAGGCCGCGAACTTCCTGATCCTCTTCGGCGCGCTGGACCGCCTCGGAGGCTTCTTCGTCCTGGCGATCATCCGCGAGTTCGCCCCGTTCGTCTGCGCGATCATCGTCGCGGGCGTCGCGGGGACCGCCATCACGGCGGACCTCGGCGCGCGCAAGATCCGCGAGGAGCTCGACGCCCTTCAGGTCCTCGGCGTCGACCCGGTCAAGAACCTCGTCGTCCCGCGCTTCCTGGCCCTGATGCTCGTCACGGGCCTGTTCGACATCTTCGCCATCATCTTCGGCATCACCGGCGGCCTGATCGCGACGCTCGTCAACGGCGCGCCGCTCGGCCCGTTCTGGGCGACGTTCTTCACGAACGCCTCGACGACCGACCTCTGGGGCTCGCTGCTGAAGTGCACCATGTTCGGCGCGATCACCGCGATCGTCTGCTGTTACAAGGGCATGACCGCATCGGGCGGCGCCGAAGGGGTGGGCAAGGCCGTCAACCAGGCGGTCGTCATCACCTTCCTCGGCGTGTTCGCCTTCAACTACGTGTTCACGCAGACGCTGCTCGCGACCCACCCCGACATCACGGTGATCCGCTGATGGTCGGCTGGCTCACCGTCCCGAAGGACTGGATCGCGTCCTTCGGCGAGATCGCGAAGTTCAGCGGCAAGATCCTCGGCCAGGTCTTCAGCCTCCGGGTCCTGCACTTCTTCGGGGAGACGCTGCGCCAGTGCGGCGTCCTGATCCTCGGCTCGACGCTCGTCATCTGGGGCCTGGTCTTCATCGTCGGCCTGCAGTGCGGCATCGAGGGCGCGTACTTCACGCGCGCGCAGGGCGCGCCCGCCTACTCCGGCGTCTTCGCCGCCTGGTGCGACCTGCGCGAGATCGTGCCTTACGGCTTCGGCTACATGATGTCCGCCAAGGTCGGCACCGGCATCGTGGCCGAGCTCGGCTCGATGCGGATCTCCGACGAGATCGACGCCCTCGAGGTCATGGGCATCGACTCGGTCCTCTTCCTCTGCGCGACGCGCCTGCTTGCGAGCTGGCTGGTCCTGCCGTTCATGTACATGGCGGCGGTCGGCGCCGGCTTCTTCGCGTCCTACCTGGCGGTCGTCCAGCAGATCGGCGAGGTGAGCTCCGGCGGGTTCTCGCTGATCTTCTGGATGTTCCAGAACCCTCCCGACCTCTTATACAGCGTGATCAAAGCCATGACGATGGCCACGGCCATCGTCCTCGTCGGCTGTTACTACGGCTACCACGCGGGCGGGGGACCCGTCGGCGTTGGTACCGCAACCGCGAAATCGATGGTCATGAACATCGTTCTGGTGCATCTCATCGGGATGCTGGGAACACAGGTGTTCTGGGGAGCGAACCCACGCGCCCCAATTGGAGGCTGAGCGCACATGTCCGACGAGCACGACAACGACTACGACGACGTGACCACCGAGCACGACGCGACCGAGACGCCCGCCCGCAACGGCGACGGCGCGGTCCCGCGCAACCCGGACG is a window of Conexibacter woesei Iso977N DNA encoding:
- a CDS encoding P-II family nitrogen regulator, whose product is MKMVVAYIRHEAFEPIRTDLLDLGFPSLSISEVKGSGRQKGITERYRGAELTNYLRPKVKLECVVASGDVQTIVDTILKHARTGAVGDGKVFVMPVEEAYRVRTGEAGEEILQAHPDAATTAA
- a CDS encoding isocitrate lyase/PEP mutase family protein, with product MSLASRFHALHDVAAPLRLLNAWDAGSARVLEAAGAVALGTTSAGVSWSHGLRDGESLAVDVVLRAVESIASAVSVPVTADLESGYGDPGGTVTRAVAAGAVGFNLEDGTPGGALRPLDEHLELLGAAVAAAATSGAFVNARTDAMWLRLPDARAISCERAAAYAAAGAHGVFVPGASAPDDLRALVAAVAGTDTTINVLMVPGLPSVAELSALGVARVSSGSRPILTAYSAIDAAARELLATGSYPAPAPGALGYPDVNGLMTG
- a CDS encoding MlaE family ABC transporter permease, whose product is MVGWLTVPKDWIASFGEIAKFSGKILGQVFSLRVLHFFGETLRQCGVLILGSTLVIWGLVFIVGLQCGIEGAYFTRAQGAPAYSGVFAAWCDLREIVPYGFGYMMSAKVGTGIVAELGSMRISDEIDALEVMGIDSVLFLCATRLLASWLVLPFMYMAAVGAGFFASYLAVVQQIGEVSSGGFSLIFWMFQNPPDLLYSVIKAMTMATAIVLVGCYYGYHAGGGPVGVGTATAKSMVMNIVLVHLIGMLGTQVFWGANPRAPIGG
- a CDS encoding nucleotidyl transferase AbiEii/AbiGii toxin family protein; protein product: MSIELLERGAAALGPLTDQVAFVGGATIALWITDPGAPAPRPTKDVDVVVEVTTRSALHAFETALRERGFSNDAESSVICRWRHDAFDLTLDAMPAAGGLLGFENPWQTAALPRAKWCTLPSGTRIRAATPPYLIATKLYAFTGRGGGDHLGSRDLEDIVLLVDGREELVAELADADADVRAFIAAEVGALLDERRFTDAVFGFLRADAASQERAASIVLPALRALAGR
- a CDS encoding PucR family transcriptional regulator, whose translation is MSDPSEGRAAASPAGSLVERLRSVHLKMVDAVLGGDGLQQVAALAAEAAGAPVAIVVPRLDAAVAAGADGPVLEAVRRYVADRVRDRPSQVPEALAAEAPIQSGDDVVGAVVMLHGEPGAPEPLPEAGDFLHLAAVACLTEVAVEEAKEEVEQNLRGSFLEDLRSRPDLEPREVVRRAARLGCDLARGAVVLCAELTTDRPRHVIATITGDEPGALAEHLDGRVYAILPGTGGDDAPEGTTARGRALATRLRRHGTVGVSSFYSDPAELPRAIQEAELVLDVLKQGEGGGWDGVQDIGTGTYRLLFRVLASHPEEVRSFYEDTVAPIVRYDDQYRTDLVGTLEAYLEQNCNMNATASAIYAHRHTVAYRLERVKELTGLDPMLSEDRERLGLGLKAYRIIAPRLPK
- a CDS encoding MarR family transcriptional regulator, with product MLKGQDIVLLLLLAGEPSFGSTQRLADRAMLSVATTHRALHRLEDAGLYDRRRGRVPEAAAEEFLIHGVKYVFPAVRGSETRGVAAAWAAPPLVAELAGDGLPPVWPHTTGEVRGIALEPLHAVVPQLALGDPALHERLALVDAIRAGDARTRRLAERALPDRLRVPA
- a CDS encoding TolB family protein, encoding MSFRAGGRRAAGGRLPHGETARIEEHGRHGRQVDHDPLSPVATGHHRVLVNHEESDLSFAPDSKSYTFSEGGLWRVNAATGHRRRLLPDDRTAAHPLWSPDGKLIAYLSTKDGKGSIPAGEDTNKTSPANEVYTTNPAATATHRITNTDDELRLTWSTDSQTLLWQPDDLSIHATCLPTPAQPTAQDPQSWAIHATTPILTHRC
- a CDS encoding MlaE family ABC transporter permease — translated: MMILTGKTMVSALRPPYPYGSEFVGQFLFALRLCWLPLLISTVAVSYGAPGLQAANFLILFGALDRLGGFFVLAIIREFAPFVCAIIVAGVAGTAITADLGARKIREELDALQVLGVDPVKNLVVPRFLALMLVTGLFDIFAIIFGITGGLIATLVNGAPLGPFWATFFTNASTTDLWGSLLKCTMFGAITAIVCCYKGMTASGGAEGVGKAVNQAVVITFLGVFAFNYVFTQTLLATHPDITVIR
- a CDS encoding ammonium transporter, with the protein product MRRSLAVRALVFGTLAALIIPASASADLYDRAGNQGLLQSVGINSIWVIVAGLLVFFMQAGFAFLEIGFSRGKNAGTIIAKILVNLAICSIVYWAVGFAFAFGGDPGHVIGTHGFFLRDYGDPQAAFPVMGFSNATIESKFFFQFVFAAVSLAIVWGTTLERVKFGVYIIYAVVFSALIYPIFSGWVFGGGWLQNNLGMQDFAGSTAVHLIGATGALAALLHLGPRKGKYGPDGKPRAIPGHNMPLFGLGIFILWLGWFGFNPGSTLGALDGRFPEVVLTTNLAAAAGVLTAVSTAWIKTRSIDIGMAGNGAIAALVAITAGSGYVVPWAAVVIGATAGVIVVLGVYAIDKFIDDPVGALSAHGLAGIWGTLACGLFTNPSLAAYNAVGDGGLVYTGSFHQLLVQAAGVGIVFSGVFISSYIVFGVIKATYGMRVSEEEEMAGLDISEHGMYGYPEQFIPAPELVGYGAAPTGTAAASGVAPIATATEVPAT